The Amycolatopsis sp. QT-25 genomic sequence GACGTGCGCAACATCGCCACGTGGTTCCACTCGCGAGGGCTGCCGGAGCGGCTCACGGCCGTCCCGGAACTGATCGGGGAACTGCGGGAGATGGCCGGTCTCCGCTGACCGTCCACAGTGTCACGAAAGGGTCGTTCCCGGCACAGCACGTCGGGATCGGCCCTTTCTCGACGAGCCGGGAGAAGCCGCCGTGGAGACCCTGCCCACAATCGGTCCCTCCCGTTGGGAGGCCGGATAACGGTCCGGTACAGTAGTGCTAGACCGCAACCGGCGGCGTGGATGAGTGGTGTCCGTCGCCTCCAAAGCCAACCGAATGGCTCGCGGTATCCGTATCAACCAATTGGCGCGCGGTGTCATGCAGACGCGGTGTGCCGGGTTCGTCCCTGTGAACGCCCATCTGTGCACACCATCTTGCCTGCCTGCGTGCGGGCAGCCCCGGGCCTCCTTGCGACGTGCCACGTCCGAGAGGCATTTGTGACAGTCACGTTCAATTCCGGCCACACCTCACCGTCGGCCAGGCAGCACCGCAAGCCGCGCACCCGCCCCGCGGGTGACGCGATGCTGCACGACGACGCCGTCGAGAGTGTCAAGGCCACCACCTGGGCGGAGCTCGGGCTTCCCGAGCCGCTGCTGCGGGCACTGGCCGACGCCGGTATCACCACCCCGTTCCCGATCCAGTCGGCGACCATCCCCGACGCGCTCGCCGGCCGCGACGTGCTGGGCCGCGCCCAGACCGGTTCCGGCAAGACCCTGGCCTTCGGCCTCGCGATGCTGACCCGGCTCAACGGCGGCCGCGCCCGGCCGAAGCACCCGCGTGCGCTGATCCTGGTCCCGACCCGCGAGCTGGCCATGCAGGTCGCCGACTCGCTGACCCCACTGGCCAAGTCCCTCGGCCTGTGGTGCCGCACCGCCGTCGGCGGCATGGCCTTCACCCGCCAGGCCGACGCGCTTTCCCGCGGCGTCGACCTGCTGATCGCCACCCCCGGCCGGCTGTCGGACCACGTCCGACAGGGCACCGCGTCGCTGTCGGACTGCACCTTCATCGCGCTCGACGAAGCCGACCAGATGGCCGACATGGGCTTCATGCCGCAGGTCCGCGAGATCCTCGACCTGACCCCGCGTGACGGCCAGCGCCTGCTGTTCTCCGCCACCCTCGACGGTGACGTCGACCGCCTGGTCCGCGCGTATCTGACCAACCCGGTCACGCACTCGGTCGCCCCGTCGACCGCCAGCGTCACCACCATGGACCACCACGTGCTCCAGGTGTCGCACCAGGACAAGCAGGACATCATCACCGAGATCGGCGCCCGCGAGGGCCGCACGATCATGTTCGTCCGCACCAAGCACCACGTGGACCGCCTCACCGAGCGCCTGCGTGAGAAGGGCGTCCACGCGGCCGCGCTGCACGGCGGCAAGACCCAGGGCCAGCGCAACCGGGTCCTCGCGGACTTCAAGGAAGGCTTCGCCCCGGTCCTCGTCGCCACGGACGTCGCCGCACGCGGTATCCACGTCGACGACATCTCGCTGGTGCTGCACGTCGACCCGGCCGCCGACCACAAGGACTACCTGCACCGCGCCGGCCGCACCGCGCGCGCCGGGGCGTCCGGTGTCGTGGTCACGCTGGTCACCCACGACCAGCGCCGCATGGTGCGCCGGATGACCGACCGCGCCGGTGTCCGCGCCGAGCAGACCACGGTCCGCCCTGGCGACGCCGAGCTCGCTCGCATCACCGGTGCGCAGCAGCCCAGCGGCGAGCCGGTCGTCGAGCGTCGCCGTGAGTCGCCGCGTCGTGGCGGTGGCCGCGGTTACGGTGGCGGCGACCGCGGTGGTTACCAGGGCTCCCGCGAGGGTCACGGTCACCGCGAAGGCGGCCGTCCCGGCGGCTTCCGCGGCCGCCCGCGTCGTGGCGAGTCCGGTGGCGGCAGCGGCCGTCCGCAGCGTCCGGGCGGTCGCCCGCGTCGCAGCTACGACAGCTGACCCGACCGACGCCGGTCCCTCCGGCGGGCTAGTGCCATGAAAGGTCCTTTCC encodes the following:
- a CDS encoding DEAD/DEAH box helicase; its protein translation is MTVTFNSGHTSPSARQHRKPRTRPAGDAMLHDDAVESVKATTWAELGLPEPLLRALADAGITTPFPIQSATIPDALAGRDVLGRAQTGSGKTLAFGLAMLTRLNGGRARPKHPRALILVPTRELAMQVADSLTPLAKSLGLWCRTAVGGMAFTRQADALSRGVDLLIATPGRLSDHVRQGTASLSDCTFIALDEADQMADMGFMPQVREILDLTPRDGQRLLFSATLDGDVDRLVRAYLTNPVTHSVAPSTASVTTMDHHVLQVSHQDKQDIITEIGAREGRTIMFVRTKHHVDRLTERLREKGVHAAALHGGKTQGQRNRVLADFKEGFAPVLVATDVAARGIHVDDISLVLHVDPAADHKDYLHRAGRTARAGASGVVVTLVTHDQRRMVRRMTDRAGVRAEQTTVRPGDAELARITGAQQPSGEPVVERRRESPRRGGGRGYGGGDRGGYQGSREGHGHREGGRPGGFRGRPRRGESGGGSGRPQRPGGRPRRSYDS